A DNA window from Streptomyces parvus contains the following coding sequences:
- a CDS encoding alpha/beta fold hydrolase, with amino-acid sequence MPEEIIRTLSADGVRYGYRVLPYDRSGGAAPRTEPTLILGGALQGMFGWPQMDDHLGPAADVVTADLPGMGGADPLPPGPSADLLRRAVLGIADDLGAPRLNVFGFSYGTAIAFGFAQRHPERVARLALGGVPVHIDAAQVARWERARRQLAAGDREGFAATAADALMCLDPERPVHRRELARRYVRRSFLHALTHSPHAADSLYRALADRPDFTGGLTGVPALVFAGEHDTVTSPARQREFAATIEGSRFLTIGESDHWVVLERAEEVASLVTGFFTGREPVAGAQGEAGATGAVVLPRQATAPAGRT; translated from the coding sequence ATGCCCGAGGAGATCATCCGGACCCTGTCGGCCGACGGAGTTCGCTACGGCTACCGTGTCCTGCCGTACGACCGGAGCGGCGGGGCCGCCCCCCGCACCGAACCGACGCTCATTCTCGGCGGCGCGCTCCAGGGCATGTTCGGCTGGCCCCAGATGGACGACCACCTGGGCCCCGCCGCCGACGTGGTCACCGCCGACCTGCCCGGCATGGGCGGCGCCGACCCGCTTCCGCCGGGCCCCAGCGCCGATCTGCTCCGCCGAGCCGTCCTCGGCATCGCCGACGACCTCGGCGCCCCCCGGCTCAACGTCTTCGGCTTCTCCTACGGCACCGCCATCGCCTTCGGCTTTGCCCAGCGGCACCCGGAGCGGGTGGCCCGGCTCGCCCTCGGCGGGGTTCCGGTCCACATCGACGCGGCCCAGGTCGCCCGCTGGGAGCGGGCCCGGCGGCAACTGGCCGCCGGGGACCGGGAGGGGTTCGCCGCGACGGCGGCCGACGCGCTGATGTGCCTGGACCCCGAACGCCCCGTACACCGCCGGGAGCTGGCCCGGCGCTATGTGCGGCGCTCCTTCCTCCACGCACTCACCCACTCGCCCCACGCCGCGGACTCGCTTTACCGGGCGCTGGCCGACCGGCCCGACTTCACCGGCGGGCTCACCGGCGTACCGGCGCTGGTCTTCGCGGGGGAGCACGACACGGTCACCTCGCCCGCGCGGCAGCGGGAGTTCGCCGCGACGATCGAGGGCAGCCGGTTCCTGACGATCGGGGAGTCCGACCACTGGGTGGTCCTGGAACGGGCCGAGGAGGTGGCCTCGCTGGTCACCGGATTCTTCACCGGGCGGGAGCCGGTGGCCGGTGCGCAGGGCGAGGCCGGTGCCACCGGTGCGGTGGTGCTGCCGCGTCAGGCCACGGCCCCGGCCGGGCGGACCTGA